The following are from one region of the Rosistilla carotiformis genome:
- a CDS encoding DUF971 domain-containing protein: MSVLPTDIARTARGLRITWSDNLVTEFTARQLRDACPCATCREKRRAAEPEEVDSDQAPAPRKPMGLPVLSAQETRPMAVLGMRPVGNYAYNIAFSDGHDSGLFTLDFLRALPTGTQGGAPGESTHGT; encoded by the coding sequence ATGAGCGTCTTGCCGACCGATATCGCCCGCACCGCGCGAGGGCTACGGATCACATGGTCCGACAATTTGGTGACCGAATTCACCGCGCGCCAATTGCGCGACGCCTGTCCCTGTGCAACGTGTCGCGAGAAACGCCGCGCCGCGGAGCCCGAAGAGGTCGATAGTGATCAGGCTCCGGCCCCTCGCAAGCCGATGGGCTTGCCAGTGCTCTCAGCTCAGGAAACCCGACCGATGGCCGTTTTGGGAATGCGGCCGGTGGGCAATTACGCCTACAACATCGCGTTCAGCGACGGCCACGATTCGGGGCTGTTCACGTTGGATTTCTTACGTGCGCTGCCGACAGGAACGCAGGGCGGAGCGCCTGGAGAATCAACGCATGGTACGTGA
- a CDS encoding prepilin peptidase: MSDPSVMPRNRSRRWHPNWPLIGVVGGLAVAAVLYVLASVGLHDHRHDHASDLIVPCLLDLFVVAWFFWFGSSIGSFLNVVAWRMPRGRSINGFSACPFCAVPIRAYDNVPVFGWLNLRGRCRACRLPIAARYPIVEALVGISIMLVGVLGLYSGGENLPFSGARGQGHGPLRMPHITTEIIAINIYHIAILTGAWAFALVRVDGFRLPARLVQFFLTLAIVPMLAWPPLQQVPWQLRTEPGWDNGSHLVALFYLVTAVAAACVLARMMARYVCPGADPKLDPLGKDTARLIDLICMLTLPGIVLGWHALIAICAVSIVAAILFRNAFPSRNGYEWLMALIPAVMALHLAFWRPLAQWSLWPAVDHSPGVILAWLAAVLVLSAGLRTVVVEPPAEVLLAEGACDIAADSEPDMESADNERTSL, translated from the coding sequence ATGAGTGATCCAAGCGTGATGCCTCGAAATCGCAGCCGTCGTTGGCACCCGAATTGGCCATTGATCGGTGTGGTCGGTGGATTGGCAGTCGCTGCGGTGCTGTATGTATTGGCCTCTGTCGGTCTGCATGACCATCGACACGACCACGCCAGCGATCTCATCGTTCCCTGTTTGTTGGATCTGTTTGTCGTCGCTTGGTTTTTCTGGTTCGGTTCATCGATCGGCAGTTTTCTGAACGTCGTCGCATGGCGGATGCCACGCGGCCGGTCGATCAACGGATTTTCGGCCTGCCCGTTTTGCGCCGTCCCCATCCGAGCCTACGACAATGTTCCCGTCTTCGGTTGGTTAAATCTTCGCGGCCGCTGTCGCGCGTGCCGGTTGCCGATCGCCGCTCGGTATCCGATCGTCGAAGCATTGGTTGGGATCTCGATCATGCTGGTCGGAGTGTTGGGGCTGTACAGCGGTGGCGAGAACCTGCCGTTTAGCGGCGCTCGCGGTCAGGGGCACGGGCCGTTGCGGATGCCTCACATCACCACAGAAATTATTGCGATCAACATCTACCATATTGCGATCTTAACCGGCGCGTGGGCCTTTGCATTGGTCCGCGTCGACGGCTTTCGATTGCCAGCAAGGTTGGTGCAGTTCTTCTTGACGCTGGCGATCGTGCCGATGCTCGCCTGGCCGCCGCTGCAACAGGTTCCCTGGCAATTGCGAACCGAGCCGGGTTGGGACAACGGCAGCCATCTGGTCGCATTGTTTTATCTGGTCACTGCGGTGGCGGCAGCGTGTGTGTTGGCGCGGATGATGGCCCGTTATGTCTGTCCGGGGGCCGATCCCAAGCTGGATCCGTTGGGCAAGGATACGGCGCGGTTGATCGATCTGATCTGCATGCTGACACTGCCGGGAATCGTCCTGGGGTGGCACGCGCTGATCGCAATCTGTGCCGTGTCGATCGTCGCAGCAATCCTGTTCCGCAACGCGTTTCCATCACGCAACGGATACGAATGGTTGATGGCATTGATCCCCGCTGTGATGGCGCTCCATCTGGCCTTCTGGCGACCGCTGGCCCAGTGGTCGTTGTGGCCCGCTGTCGATCATTCCCCAGGTGTCATCCTGGCTTGGTTAGCAGCGGTTTTGGTGCTGTCAGCTGGCCTGCGGACGGTTGTCGTCGAACCGCCTGCCGAAGTGCTCCTTGCCGAGGGAGCCTGTGATATCGCTGCCGATTCCGAACCGGATATGGAATCGGCTGACAATGAAAGGACTTCCCTATGA
- a CDS encoding PadR family transcriptional regulator produces the protein MDIKRNEDIPLSDNNPQSNSRVLRGTLNMLIMRVVRDSPTHGYGIMKQIEAESGDVLKLEEGSLYPALHRLEKEGLLTSEWRQSESNRRAKFYHLTQTGSDALIAEIANWDIVSAAVNRVVQA, from the coding sequence ATGGACATCAAACGCAATGAGGACATTCCGTTGTCAGACAATAATCCCCAATCGAACAGCCGCGTTTTGCGTGGTACTTTGAACATGTTGATCATGCGTGTTGTTAGAGATTCGCCAACGCATGGTTATGGAATCATGAAACAGATCGAAGCCGAATCGGGCGACGTGTTGAAGCTTGAAGAAGGTTCGCTTTACCCCGCTTTGCACCGGCTCGAAAAAGAGGGGTTGTTGACTAGTGAGTGGCGTCAAAGCGAATCGAATCGACGCGCAAAGTTCTATCATTTGACGCAAACCGGTAGCGATGCATTGATCGCTGAAATCGCCAACTGGGACATCGTCTCGGCCGCCGTTAATCGCGTCGTCCAAGCCTAA
- a CDS encoding DUF5658 family protein has translation MEAIKQACQILGVPETASLATIEAAFLKKQEEYRADPGSDPWDFQDVQQAFRTLRESHRKGVHTRTGTSKTRAAKEVSPPAPVPLPKQKITNSKPVEMPKHLVWQTFFRELPLQNETSVFVLVNVLDIFMTWGLLKVGGIETNPIANYFLQRWGFDGMIALKMLSVAFVVVLVQQIATRDLTKAKRLLIAGTAIVFTVVVYSGVLLSRTMR, from the coding sequence GTGGAAGCTATCAAACAAGCTTGCCAAATTTTGGGAGTTCCCGAAACGGCGTCACTCGCAACCATTGAAGCTGCGTTTCTCAAGAAACAAGAAGAATATCGCGCCGACCCGGGCAGCGATCCGTGGGACTTCCAAGACGTTCAGCAAGCTTTCCGAACGCTCCGCGAATCGCACCGCAAAGGAGTGCACACCAGAACAGGTACTTCAAAAACGCGCGCGGCAAAAGAGGTGTCACCTCCAGCGCCGGTGCCCCTACCTAAACAGAAGATCACCAACTCCAAGCCGGTGGAAATGCCCAAGCATCTGGTTTGGCAAACATTCTTTCGCGAACTGCCGCTGCAAAATGAAACATCCGTTTTCGTTCTGGTGAACGTTTTGGATATTTTTATGACATGGGGACTTTTGAAAGTTGGCGGGATCGAAACAAACCCGATCGCCAATTATTTTTTGCAACGATGGGGCTTTGACGGCATGATTGCGTTGAAGATGCTTTCGGTCGCCTTTGTCGTGGTCTTGGTTCAACAGATTGCCACCCGCGATCTCACCAAAGCCAAGCGTTTATTGATCGCGGGCACCGCAATCGTGTTTACCGTCGTTGTCTACAGTGGCGTGCTGTTGTCACGTACCATGCGTTGA
- a CDS encoding COG1361 family protein, with protein sequence MKRLGTRLGMLVGVVGLAVMAITQAQKDYSSTSSLEFVDLKNQLAPPRPIGGDGFEGSAWPAPPDTQIVRGSDSGVAPIATSVNAPPTIQLASHQEPIDGGAVSAPPSFSMPVIQDSSASTEFNAPASPSFDLPETLPTDSNDSQIGTGVANAPAPLPAFSAPNANLAITAPATPSDASQPQTIQMPDSAFEGVGEGTPAEEPVAAAPAPAAAPAPLASDQSIMTQRGVGIQSGPLVDMPEDYRSEASPAPRAANPTLTSPGFNLPSDSAPTAPSPLRAAPSETYSDQPAAAPAIPREAIATPPPAPRAAPAPMAARNVQPMNRAVDPSSILAQPGSRLLEGAQAPSVTIHKRAPEEINVGKQATLAIQIRNTGVTDALNVVVTDAIPEGMELIEASPEPQIQGSLMTWEFGDLEPAGERTITLQMMPVAEGELGSVARLSFEAAASVRTLSTRPELKIVQRASEQVLIGQQVEIEIEVSNPGTGTAYGVVLQEDVPDGLEHPKGKQLDNLLGDIQPGQVRRQRLILKAAKPGVANNFIQLISEDQVVAKNALPIEVISPELAIKMDGPTRRFLERQAKYMLQIANNGSASATNVDVVAYLDRGLSFVSTEYKGQYDATRHAVFWSLAELPVGEAGEVPLVLLPIEAGEQLVRLEAQADLGIQARNEKPITVETLAEITFSVNDDHDPIETGTQTTYAIRITNSGSREDTNVQLQLALPPGMEFVRADQQAQVDGRGIVSFAPLQRMTAQDEHTFHVTVKGIATGTHVLKAILTSDQSNVPVTKEESTMVYADE encoded by the coding sequence ATGAAACGGCTCGGTACCCGTTTGGGCATGTTGGTCGGCGTGGTTGGTCTAGCTGTAATGGCGATCACGCAGGCTCAAAAAGATTATTCCTCGACTAGCTCGCTAGAGTTCGTCGATCTCAAAAACCAACTGGCTCCGCCACGCCCCATCGGTGGCGACGGGTTCGAGGGTAGTGCGTGGCCTGCGCCGCCGGATACGCAAATCGTTCGTGGCAGCGACAGCGGGGTCGCGCCGATTGCGACCAGCGTCAACGCGCCTCCGACGATCCAGCTGGCCTCGCATCAGGAGCCGATCGATGGTGGGGCAGTCAGTGCGCCCCCCAGCTTCTCGATGCCGGTGATCCAGGACAGCAGTGCGTCGACAGAATTCAACGCCCCCGCTTCGCCAAGTTTCGACTTGCCCGAAACGCTGCCGACCGATTCCAACGATTCGCAGATCGGCACTGGAGTCGCTAACGCTCCCGCTCCGCTCCCCGCGTTCTCGGCTCCCAACGCCAACCTTGCGATTACCGCTCCGGCAACACCATCGGACGCCTCCCAGCCTCAAACGATCCAGATGCCCGATTCGGCATTCGAAGGCGTTGGTGAAGGCACGCCCGCAGAGGAACCCGTGGCCGCCGCACCAGCCCCCGCAGCCGCACCGGCTCCGCTAGCTAGCGACCAATCGATCATGACTCAACGTGGCGTGGGAATTCAAAGCGGGCCATTGGTCGACATGCCCGAAGACTACCGCAGCGAAGCGAGCCCCGCACCGCGAGCCGCCAACCCGACGCTGACCTCGCCCGGTTTCAACCTGCCTAGCGATTCAGCTCCCACCGCCCCCTCGCCGCTTCGCGCCGCTCCCTCGGAAACGTATTCCGACCAACCAGCCGCGGCGCCCGCGATCCCACGCGAAGCGATCGCAACGCCACCGCCCGCCCCGCGTGCAGCCCCAGCTCCGATGGCCGCTCGCAACGTGCAACCGATGAACCGAGCCGTTGATCCAAGTAGCATCCTGGCTCAACCGGGCAGCCGCCTGCTCGAAGGTGCACAGGCCCCAAGCGTCACGATCCACAAACGTGCCCCCGAAGAGATCAACGTCGGAAAACAAGCCACGCTCGCCATCCAGATCCGGAACACCGGCGTGACGGACGCGTTGAACGTGGTCGTCACCGATGCGATTCCCGAAGGAATGGAATTGATCGAAGCGTCCCCCGAACCACAGATCCAAGGCAGCCTGATGACTTGGGAATTCGGTGACCTGGAACCGGCTGGAGAGCGCACCATCACTCTGCAAATGATGCCCGTTGCCGAAGGTGAACTCGGCAGCGTGGCGCGCTTGAGCTTCGAAGCGGCCGCCAGCGTGCGAACGCTCAGCACGCGTCCCGAACTGAAGATCGTCCAACGCGCTTCGGAGCAGGTCCTGATTGGACAGCAGGTTGAAATCGAAATCGAAGTTTCCAATCCCGGCACCGGCACCGCTTACGGCGTCGTGTTGCAGGAAGACGTTCCCGACGGCCTGGAACATCCCAAAGGCAAACAACTGGACAACCTGTTGGGAGACATCCAACCGGGGCAAGTCCGCCGTCAACGGCTGATCCTCAAAGCGGCCAAGCCAGGCGTCGCGAACAACTTCATCCAATTGATCTCCGAAGATCAAGTGGTCGCCAAAAACGCACTGCCGATCGAAGTCATCTCGCCAGAACTGGCGATTAAGATGGACGGACCTACCCGCCGCTTCCTGGAACGCCAAGCGAAGTACATGTTGCAGATCGCTAACAACGGATCCGCATCAGCGACCAATGTCGACGTGGTGGCCTACCTGGATCGCGGCCTGTCGTTTGTCAGCACCGAATACAAAGGTCAATACGATGCCACCCGGCACGCGGTATTCTGGAGCCTTGCCGAACTGCCGGTCGGTGAAGCGGGTGAAGTGCCGTTGGTCTTGCTGCCGATCGAAGCGGGAGAACAATTGGTCCGCCTCGAAGCCCAAGCCGACCTGGGAATTCAAGCCCGCAATGAAAAACCGATCACCGTCGAAACCTTGGCTGAGATCACGTTCAGCGTGAACGATGATCACGACCCGATCGAAACGGGAACACAAACCACGTATGCGATCCGGATCACCAACTCCGGATCCCGCGAAGACACCAATGTTCAATTGCAACTGGCGCTTCCGCCGGGCATGGAATTTGTGCGTGCCGACCAGCAGGCTCAGGTCGATGGCCGAGGTATCGTTTCGTTCGCGCCGCTGCAACGCATGACGGCTCAGGATGAACACACCTTCCACGTGACGGTGAAAGGTATCGCGACAGGAACTCACGTACTGAAAGCGATTCTGACTAGCGATCAGTCGAACGTGCCGGTGACAAAAGAAGAGAGCACGATGGTCTACGCCGACGAATAG